The Sabethes cyaneus chromosome 3, idSabCyanKW18_F2, whole genome shotgun sequence DNA window aaacataaatatctgtaatgattttcaattttttattacgatttggaaacacgtccaaaaaatagagtattttttccatgcggggtgaaacacgcccactaacggggtaaaaccgccatagcgtataactttaacaatattcaaccgatttgaacgaaactggtggcattggaatcgtgaatttatctaatttaaacacattgaatcagtttgccatcaaacaatacatggatCCCCGAGATCcgcaatttcgaaagagtgtccggcaaccactcgtattagaagaatatcagtaatataggtaccaacagtcttgaaattgataccgtgtagtttcctcaGACAACAAGGTGGATCAGGTTAATCATCCTGGagccaatctttaaggactagagaggatctaagataaaatataacaatatgggtattaaagttcctgcaattgatccggtgggtaattttttgacatttaaaatcgttctgattgataaaccagatacatattatttttgcattgctaagaaaatttgcaatatattcataaaaaaatgtttattccatgatatttgttccaagagggaggaattattgaaaaaagctatatccgagaaaacaaacaaatgtccacagcgcccgcagggaaaattggcgaaatagattttttcaaacagtctaccagctacaaattaagcacatttacattgttttatgtaaatctgagattctttggtccaaactatgcaattatcttaaaaatctccttatcgcactagcattatgaacgacggtcttgcgccgttcgttgtgggcggttttacccccaaatgaccgatttacacatttcactatttatttcaacaaaactgcatgaacagttacctaatttaggtactgttgGATGAAGATAGGAacagagatgcgatatgggctggatttactaaaagtttcaacgttttgaataaaatgaaccctaagttctgcgggaacaaagttataaaaaacgaaacgattataacaaaaaatctgtttttatttatttctccgatagtttatacgatattgctgtaaaaggtattgtaaaatattgcgtacgcattcagtaatatgactgtcatcaacatttaacaccaatttgagcaaggccctgtaaaaccatggtgggcggttttaccccggcgggcgttgttaccccgtttacccttataaATTAGCACGTAGATGAAAACCGCGTACTATGCAAGCACCATATTTGACGTTATAAAGGAATGTTTAGTTTTAAACATTGATTACAGAATAATAATCTAACCATTGAATAATGTTTTGCGCAGAAATCCAGAAAATCCATAATTCGtaggattattttaaaattatgaaCATCTTTAAGTCACCGCTTGTGGAAGGGAGTTTAGTTTTGGTGTCTGAACTAACTATGTCTGAAAAATTTGTCTTACATAGAAGTAAAAATTGTATATATCGAGTTGTTTTATATCAAGGTAACTCTATAGTAGattctgaatcgtgaagacctGTAGAGTAAGGTGGGGGTAAAAGTGTGACTCAATGATTTATCAGGCCAGATTCCGCGCAATTTGACAACATTGGTGTGAATGGGTGACTGCTTTCACAATctgaatctatcgtaaacatttgttattTACGAAATACAGTTACTGAATTAAGTGTAAATGTTATTGTAGAGCggtttgatgtaatatttcgttatacggcaaatccGAGGAGGTTTATATTTGTAGGAAAATTGCAGCAGCTTTTCACATTACTTAAAGGTagaacctagcaatatgggtatcaaaggtTTTGGAATTGTTTCGGCAggtgattttttttatgtttcgaagtaatttgattggttatttcgaaagtGACTTCTACAGGATCACTGATGATAGGTTAGGATTCAAGATAATCCTTAGCATTATCGGAACGGTTTCAAATGTataaccatccgttatacatttggaaccagttcctaAATGATCAACCAgaactaaactggccatatcagttcgaAATGtcttaaaagatccgctaaatcAATTCTAAAATTGGCTTAGGCACACAACTGACCATCTGTGAAATCatggaacccaattctggaatggccaatcgGATTTAAAGCGACTAATTTACATCATTATGtgaaaaagggtccacaatgtcaagttcaaggCTGCTGATAATCACATAGCTGACATTCTTTCAACACAAGCAACTTTCCGCCTTTTACCGGTCGCTGCACCGGAATTTCAGATTCCCGGGAACTATTTGTCATTTGACAGCCAAGTGCgttatcttatcaaaactaGACAAAtttacgaatcaaatgccactagttttattcaaaactgccaaagttataaaaatagcTAATCatgggtacccttgtcgccgtacgtaataaaaaaatcaagtgcTTCCTTCTCATTGCTCATtgatggatatgcaccaaattacctcaattacttaagatcaacgagttttacgatgtcccAAAATTTCAGTGACGTTACTTTCAAATTGAATGagctataactattttaaaacggAAAAGGTACCTGGGTACCCTGTCACACACATAATGGTCAATAAGGGATCTTACTGGCGTTATTTATCAATATAGAACGGGTTTTGCGGTTTACTAAAAAACGTTGATTTCCTATATTTTTAGGCCAATGGAACAAAAAAAGCTAAGGCAGCTGCAGCGGCAGCTGCAGCCGCTGCTAATCAAGAAAATCAAAATGGTACCACAAAGACAGTGCCCAACAGTACATCAGCACCTCCGCTTATTAAACCGGAACCCCATGCCGACCCACAGAATAGTCACCACATGCAACAGGCGCAGCCACCACCTCTGGCTCAATCACAGCCACCCGTACAACAATCGCTCGCATCTCAGCACCCTGCACCACCAGCTGCTGTTGTAGCATCACTTGATCCACACAAGATGGTAGCCATACAAATCACGCTACCCGCACAACCGAATGTGGCCAATTCGCAGCCTCGTGTTCTCACAATTCAAGTGCCGGCATCAGCTCTCCAGGAAAATCAGTTGCAACAAGTGCTCACGGGACCGATAATAACCTCAATAATGCCACTACCGCCACAAATTGCCTCATCTGTTCTACAGCAGCACGTCAATTCCTATCTCCAGAATAATTCAATAAGTAATTAGCTTATTTTAGAAGTTATTTTCTGGTAGGTAATACGTTAATCTTTGTTTTAGATACTATACAGCTTCACAAGCAACTGGACGGTGCCTCGTTTGACTGGGAAAGTGATTCgtatgccagaaaaagtgatagcaTTGTATCGTATACACTTACCGATGTGTTGGACCAACAATTAGTAAATACAGTGGCATCCAAGGACATTCCGTTGCCTTGTACATCTACATCTCGTTCCATGCTTCATAGGAGACCTAGAAGCCGTAAAACTGGTAAGGCATTACTGTTGCAAAAATTTGTAGTTCCTAACCGTATATttagtgggttcgaatccggttataatttcagattatagcttggttcgacccatggaCCTTTCAACTAACATTTGGTATACATGGAGATCTATATGGTATacaggactatatcagatcatcagatcaaagactaatgttaactgcatttctagcatatgtatgtttataagaatctgtgagtgccattgtttaagtgaaagcgaaatattcaagttcaattcttcatttaatgcaatggtggctttgaaaatacgttgaCGAGTGtttataagtacaacgcctgcaactttTGAGacacagagatttcttttaaaaatcacttgtgtgcatcataaaggttgaaatggtaattgTTGAGAACA harbors:
- the LOC128741129 gene encoding transcription initiation factor IIA subunit 1, whose product is MALSQTSVLKLYNTVIDDVIAGVRDAFLDEGVDEQVLQEMKHVWTNKLMASKAVETTVDPQDQHQPALLANSTKSVSHSKANGTKKAKAAAAAAAAAANQENQNGTTKTVPNSTSAPPLIKPEPHADPQNSHHMQQAQPPPLAQSQPPVQQSLASQHPAPPAAVVASLDPHKMVAIQITLPAQPNVANSQPRVLTIQVPASALQENQLQQVLTGPIITSIMPLPPQIASSVLQQHVNSYLQNNSINTIQLHKQLDGASFDWESDSYARKSDSIVSYTLTDVLDQQLVNTVASKDIPLPCTSTSRSMLHRRPRSRKTGIIEIKYQLDGAVDTSDEEASDISDDNIGDDDEDDLDKEDEEDLDGDGGAEEEPLNSEDDVTDEDASDLFDTDNVVVCQYDKITRSRNKWKFYLKDGIMNITGKDYVFQKSNGDAEW